In Pseudomonas sp. P5_109, the genomic window CTTCGGCGTACTGGCCAACCACTCGCTGGTCATGGCCAACTACATTTCCCGGGCCAACGCCGCGGTGATCGATTTGCGTCAACTGCTCAATCAGGGCTGAGTCATGGTTGATAACACCAGGGAAGCCGCGCACCGTGCGGCCTCCGATGCCGAACAAATTGCCTGGGTCGACGAGCAGGACAACCTGCTCGGCGCCCTGGTCCGTTCCGATTTACGCGAGCGCGGGCTGATCGGGCGCGGCACCTACATCATGTTGTTCAACTCCGCTGGCGAGCTGTGCGTGCACCGGCGCACCCTGAGCAAGGCGATCTATCCCGGTTACTGGGATGTGGCGGCGGGGGGCATGGTGCTCGCCAGTGAAACCTACGCCGAGTCGGCGGCAAGGGAGCTGGAGGAAGAACTGGGCGTGAGTGGCGTGGAACTGACTGCCCATGACCACTTTTTCTTCGAGGACACCGGTAATCGCCTGTGGTGTTCGGCGTTCTCGGCGGTGTGGGACGGCCCGTTGACCCTGCAACCGGAAGAGGTGCTCGAAGCGCGCTTTATCCCCATCGATCAAGTCATGCTGGAAATCGAGCAAAAGCCTTACTGTCCGGACTCTCTGGCCGCGTTGAAGCGCTATTTGCGCTCACGCGGGATCGACGTCGCAAAACAGCTATAAATTGGCGCCGATTGGCTCTTAGCAATCGGCGTTTTTGCCGTTACACTGCGCGACCTTTTCAAACTGAACCGGTATTGCTGGTTGTTGCTGTTGTAGGAGCGAGCTTGCTCGCGAAGAACGAGAG contains:
- a CDS encoding NUDIX hydrolase, coding for MVDNTREAAHRAASDAEQIAWVDEQDNLLGALVRSDLRERGLIGRGTYIMLFNSAGELCVHRRTLSKAIYPGYWDVAAGGMVLASETYAESAARELEEELGVSGVELTAHDHFFFEDTGNRLWCSAFSAVWDGPLTLQPEEVLEARFIPIDQVMLEIEQKPYCPDSLAALKRYLRSRGIDVAKQL